A window from Catalinimonas alkaloidigena encodes these proteins:
- a CDS encoding TolC family protein produces MRLCFPYTPSLPRRFLMGSGVALLLFLAPVTARATTAVMELFGTITDAATDHPLPATLKYQLPDEGQIGEIVPEADGSYRLPLVIGKTYQLEVAAPGYAPISEAVLTRAGRMERNFALHQENSRASTLLGPASDTLPTNRPPQASQQLPSLETIIDLCLAYSPVLRLQDSEVEKYFNEVKTRRGTWSDFVFADLGAGVTNQPFLSQGNDGNVSFLNYDMIQYYRAGILVRMPLSSLTHQHREVTVAKTAYQSAQLKREVITQELTNQVTSLYYEVVADLQLLKIKSETRQFLSLEKTLAEESLNVNGVAPPNLKDVTLEAAAADMEYELLRKQLLTHWRLLENMIGQKLRLDI; encoded by the coding sequence ATGCGTCTCTGCTTCCCATACACGCCTTCCCTTCCCCGCCGGTTCCTGATGGGATCGGGTGTTGCTCTGCTCCTTTTCCTCGCGCCGGTCACCGCACGGGCCACCACCGCCGTGATGGAACTGTTCGGCACCATTACCGATGCCGCTACGGATCACCCCCTGCCGGCCACCCTGAAGTATCAGTTGCCGGACGAAGGTCAGATCGGCGAGATTGTGCCGGAAGCTGACGGCTCGTACCGTTTGCCACTGGTGATCGGCAAAACCTACCAACTGGAAGTCGCGGCGCCGGGCTACGCCCCCATCAGCGAGGCGGTTCTGACCCGCGCGGGCCGCATGGAGCGAAACTTCGCCCTGCACCAAGAAAATTCGCGCGCGTCTACCCTCTTGGGTCCGGCATCCGACACCCTGCCGACGAACCGCCCGCCGCAGGCTTCGCAACAACTGCCCAGTCTGGAAACCATCATCGACTTGTGTCTGGCGTATTCGCCGGTTCTGCGCCTCCAGGACTCGGAAGTTGAAAAGTATTTCAACGAAGTAAAGACCCGGCGGGGCACCTGGAGCGACTTTGTGTTTGCCGACCTGGGCGCCGGCGTCACGAACCAGCCCTTTCTGTCGCAGGGGAACGATGGCAACGTGAGCTTTCTCAATTACGACATGATTCAGTATTACCGGGCCGGCATTCTGGTGCGGATGCCCCTTTCCAGCCTGACCCACCAACACCGCGAGGTGACCGTCGCCAAAACCGCCTACCAAAGTGCTCAACTGAAACGGGAGGTCATTACACAGGAGCTCACCAATCAGGTCACGTCGCTCTACTACGAGGTGGTGGCCGACCTGCAACTGCTTAAGATCAAAAGCGAAACCCGCCAGTTCTTGTCCCTCGAAAAAACCTTGGCCGAAGAGAGTCTCAACGTCAACGGTGTAGCACCGCCTAACCTGAAGGACGTGACGCTGGAAGCCGCCGCGGCCGACATGGAGTACGAGCTTCTGCGAAAACAGCTGCTGACCCACTGGCGGCTCCTGGAAAATATGATTGGCCAGAAATTACGTCTAGACATATGA
- a CDS encoding glycosyltransferase: MIVLNVALAVLTALIFFFLVFHFASGMLSLLAKDNQVVPDEAGPYQNFACVITAYRDADVAGPLVAALLQQHYPHYRIYLVADGCDAKAFRYNDPSLTVLFPEVPLNAKSRSIAYALEHFTEAHDAVVVFDPDNLVRPDYLRCLNGYFQAGYRAVQGMRTAKNLNTAIACLDSLGEFYYNFVVRLVPFRLGSSSTIAGSGMAVATPLYQAHLASEPIRSGKVVAAEDKILHGQLVAQGVRIAFAPEAVVYDEKVDTKEAIQRQRTRWLNGFFKSIPASLALVGRGLRRLNFNQLYFGVMTVYPPLSVLLLATFALIGLNLFLFPGYSLLLAGGLVLFALNFLFVLKRQQVPRMVWRALADIPFFLVSQIKSLLGMKKANRDFLVTRSVHHLSLEEVMHPNSSPSKKMHNGVASRA, encoded by the coding sequence ATGATCGTTCTTAATGTCGCCCTGGCCGTGCTCACCGCGCTGATCTTCTTTTTTCTGGTCTTTCATTTTGCAAGCGGCATGCTCTCGCTGCTGGCAAAAGATAATCAGGTCGTGCCCGATGAGGCGGGTCCCTACCAGAATTTCGCCTGTGTCATCACGGCCTATCGCGATGCCGACGTAGCGGGTCCGCTGGTCGCCGCGCTGCTGCAACAGCACTATCCGCATTACAGGATTTACCTGGTGGCCGACGGCTGCGACGCGAAGGCATTCCGGTACAACGATCCGTCGCTTACAGTTCTGTTTCCGGAAGTGCCCCTGAACGCCAAATCCCGCTCCATTGCCTACGCTCTCGAGCATTTCACCGAAGCGCACGATGCAGTAGTGGTGTTCGACCCGGACAATCTGGTGCGCCCCGACTACCTGCGTTGCCTGAACGGCTATTTCCAGGCGGGTTACCGGGCGGTGCAGGGTATGCGAACAGCCAAAAACCTGAATACGGCCATCGCCTGTCTGGACAGCCTCGGTGAGTTCTATTACAACTTTGTGGTGCGGCTCGTGCCGTTCCGACTCGGCTCTTCGTCCACCATTGCGGGGTCGGGCATGGCGGTGGCGACGCCCCTTTACCAAGCGCACTTGGCCAGCGAGCCCATCCGTTCGGGCAAGGTGGTCGCGGCCGAAGACAAGATCTTGCACGGGCAGTTGGTGGCGCAGGGCGTGCGCATTGCCTTCGCCCCGGAGGCGGTAGTTTACGACGAAAAAGTCGACACCAAAGAGGCTATCCAACGGCAGCGCACCCGCTGGCTGAACGGTTTCTTCAAAAGCATTCCGGCCAGCCTGGCGCTCGTCGGTCGTGGGCTGCGTCGCCTGAATTTCAACCAGCTCTACTTCGGGGTGATGACGGTCTACCCGCCCCTGTCGGTGCTGCTGCTGGCGACGTTCGCGCTCATCGGCCTCAACCTGTTTCTTTTTCCGGGGTACAGCCTGCTGCTGGCGGGGGGCCTTGTTCTGTTCGCGCTGAACTTTCTGTTCGTTCTTAAGCGCCAGCAGGTGCCGCGCATGGTGTGGAGGGCCTTGGCCGACATCCCGTTCTTCCTCGTGAGTCAGATCAAATCGTTGCTGGGCATGAAAAAAGCCAACCGCGATTTCCTGGTGACGCGCTCCGTCCACCACCTCTCCCTCGAAGAGGTCATGCACCCAAATTCCTCCCCGTCTAAGAAAATGCATAACGGCGTCGCCAGCCGGGCGTAA
- a CDS encoding GumC family protein gives MKVERLINLVLRHLWLVLGFPLATALLTFVLVFNKSKLYYSEALLYTGFASGYNLESPDAAKATDYIVVNSAFDNLINTIKLRSTLEEVSLRMLTRLALVPDPTLNAAEEDKAYLEEHLPPAYRQALETLAAPTPDLEAQRDQLFDSLQVRLKAGDPQLRAIVYAKESPLSVHSLSDKLEAARVGSSDLIKLSYAAKEPHQAQTTLNILFDTFIEKYRQTKTGEAGSVVAYFEKKLDEISAVLARKEDSLKLFKTSNQVLDYEKDGEAVVAQQSTIENELQQERSRLAAAEAALQQLNTKMNSKQELQGYSAEARTLRTQLTTLNDQLTLLQVSPNQDQARISRLQQQISEVERKLGQATAAVSNSSRDGVTLQELHTSYNEASLDVERSRARIRSLQGMQSTVTNRFQSLVPLRTELNRLEREIELVNTQRQEVLRNLNASRLRERNITTSSNLRILDEPSFPDKPSSLKNLLLVMLSFIASAGMMLGLLVGKELLDTKINDAADCTERTGLPFAGALPSPGRKEQKYPLSDLLLNQCLNRLQTHFKGDATLVLLYSTQAQASKTFVGQQLVHKLKELGYTAQLLSLDEALAQLPYQERNGQASPSAITDPMTKGRLYFVELEPVAQQVLPPALVARADLSLVVVPAGRNWTRADDHMLAIYRENVTQPAYGFLNGMEWNQARQLLGRLKPQATAHHVPRVVRASAQTLPHEVPHVLPSLEKTY, from the coding sequence ATGAAAGTAGAACGACTGATCAACCTGGTGTTGCGGCACCTGTGGCTGGTGCTGGGTTTTCCACTGGCGACGGCCCTGCTCACCTTTGTGCTGGTTTTCAACAAATCGAAGTTGTACTACTCCGAGGCTTTGCTCTACACGGGCTTTGCGTCCGGGTACAACCTGGAAAGCCCCGACGCGGCCAAAGCGACCGACTACATCGTGGTCAACAGCGCGTTCGATAACCTGATCAACACCATCAAGCTGCGCAGTACGCTGGAAGAGGTCAGCCTGCGGATGCTGACGCGCCTCGCCCTGGTGCCGGACCCTACGCTCAATGCTGCCGAGGAAGACAAAGCCTACCTGGAGGAACACCTGCCGCCCGCGTACCGGCAGGCGCTGGAAACTCTGGCCGCCCCTACGCCCGACCTGGAAGCCCAACGCGATCAGCTGTTCGATTCGCTGCAAGTTCGCCTCAAAGCGGGCGATCCGCAGTTGCGCGCCATTGTCTACGCGAAAGAGTCGCCCCTCAGCGTTCACAGCCTCTCCGACAAGCTGGAAGCCGCGCGGGTGGGCAGCAGCGATCTGATCAAGCTTTCGTACGCGGCCAAAGAGCCGCATCAGGCACAAACGACGCTGAACATCCTGTTCGACACCTTCATCGAAAAATACCGCCAGACCAAAACCGGCGAAGCGGGCTCGGTGGTCGCTTATTTCGAAAAGAAGCTGGACGAGATTTCGGCCGTGCTGGCGCGGAAGGAAGATAGCCTCAAGTTGTTCAAAACCAGCAACCAGGTATTAGACTACGAAAAAGACGGCGAGGCCGTGGTGGCTCAGCAAAGCACGATTGAAAACGAGTTGCAACAAGAGCGGTCCCGGCTGGCCGCCGCCGAAGCCGCGTTGCAGCAACTCAATACCAAGATGAACTCGAAGCAGGAACTGCAAGGCTACTCTGCCGAAGCCCGCACCTTGCGTACCCAACTAACGACGCTCAACGATCAGCTTACCCTGTTGCAGGTCAGTCCCAACCAGGACCAGGCCAGGATCTCCCGTTTGCAACAACAGATCAGTGAGGTGGAGCGCAAACTGGGCCAAGCCACGGCGGCGGTCAGCAACTCCTCGCGCGACGGCGTCACGTTACAGGAACTGCACACGAGTTACAACGAGGCCTCGCTGGACGTAGAACGCAGCCGGGCGCGCATCCGGAGTTTGCAGGGCATGCAATCGACCGTGACCAACCGCTTTCAGTCGCTGGTCCCGCTGCGTACGGAGCTGAATCGCCTGGAACGGGAAATCGAGCTGGTGAATACCCAGCGGCAGGAAGTGTTGCGCAACCTGAACGCCAGCCGCCTGCGGGAACGGAACATCACGACCAGCTCGAACCTGCGGATTCTGGACGAACCCAGCTTCCCGGACAAGCCCAGTTCGCTGAAGAACCTGCTGCTCGTCATGCTTTCGTTCATCGCCAGCGCGGGGATGATGCTCGGTTTGCTGGTCGGTAAGGAGCTACTCGACACGAAGATCAACGACGCCGCCGACTGCACCGAACGCACGGGACTGCCGTTTGCCGGCGCACTTCCTTCGCCCGGCCGCAAGGAGCAAAAGTATCCGCTGTCGGACCTGTTGCTGAACCAGTGCCTCAACCGTCTCCAAACGCATTTCAAAGGCGATGCCACGCTGGTGTTGCTGTACAGCACGCAGGCGCAGGCCAGCAAGACGTTCGTGGGTCAGCAACTGGTGCACAAGCTAAAAGAACTTGGCTACACGGCACAGCTCCTCTCTCTGGACGAGGCCCTTGCGCAACTGCCGTACCAGGAGCGGAACGGTCAGGCTTCGCCCTCTGCTATTACCGATCCCATGACCAAAGGACGCCTCTATTTTGTGGAATTGGAACCAGTCGCGCAGCAGGTGCTCCCCCCGGCCCTGGTGGCACGGGCCGATCTGTCGCTGGTGGTGGTCCCGGCTGGCCGGAACTGGACCCGTGCCGACGATCACATGCTGGCCATTTACCGGGAAAACGTGACGCAACCCGCATACGGCTTTCTGAACGGCATGGAATGGAACCAGGCCAGACAACTACTGGGTCGCCTGAAGCCCCAGGCTACGGCTCATCATGTCCCTCGCGTCGTCAGGGCATCGGCCCAGACCCTACCGCACGAAGTGCCCCACGTCTTGCCTTCTTTGGAAAAGACCTACTAG
- a CDS encoding response regulator, which produces MIAFKKRILIVDDSPVMCGLLYMLFYQQYEVTVVTDGFEALLHLQKAPPPELIITDLSMPTLNGFDLIRTIRASAWLHHIPIIVISALEPHQHDLDLHRLGVECILQKPFKPAGLQEKVSSTLAENAPPAPAYVLRSPVYKAG; this is translated from the coding sequence ATGATTGCCTTTAAAAAACGAATTCTCATCGTTGACGACAGCCCCGTGATGTGCGGACTTCTTTACATGCTTTTTTACCAACAGTATGAGGTCACGGTCGTGACCGACGGCTTCGAAGCCCTGTTGCATTTGCAGAAGGCTCCGCCGCCGGAGTTGATCATTACGGACCTGAGCATGCCCACCCTCAACGGCTTCGACCTGATCAGAACCATCAGGGCCAGTGCGTGGCTGCACCACATTCCGATCATTGTCATTTCGGCGCTGGAGCCCCATCAGCACGACCTGGACCTACACCGATTGGGGGTCGAGTGCATTCTACAGAAGCCGTTCAAACCGGCTGGTTTGCAGGAAAAAGTCTCGTCTACGCTTGCCGAAAACGCCCCACCTGCACCCGCGTACGTACTTCGCTCACCTGTGTACAAAGCAGGGTAG
- a CDS encoding PspC domain-containing protein yields the protein MNAYNTRLFRSRDRMIGGVCGGLANYFGIDPTIFRILFVVVSVASAAFPGTIVYLLLWMVMPEEPYHAPYDSRYESRHDSYRRY from the coding sequence ATGAACGCTTACAACACTCGCCTGTTCCGCTCCCGTGACCGTATGATCGGTGGGGTGTGCGGTGGCCTGGCCAACTACTTTGGCATCGACCCGACCATCTTCCGCATTTTGTTTGTGGTCGTTTCGGTCGCATCGGCCGCCTTCCCCGGTACCATTGTGTACCTGCTGCTGTGGATGGTGATGCCGGAAGAGCCGTACCATGCTCCGTATGACTCGCGCTACGAGTCACGACACGACTCCTATCGCCGCTACTGA
- a CDS encoding glycosyltransferase, producing the protein MRNLPIIMLSMSRWDGALSSAAYALAKELAKHNQVFYLDYPYTIKEFVAERHTDAVKRRRDAILYQKSIYRQVPNLPENFVAVTPSMTLSFDFLPPGPAYELASYVNNQILHKTIRAILHDYQLDRFILFNSFNPFYVAQVLRDVTPDLYVYQARDDIRAIDALRKHGPKQERKVLRHADLLLATSTNLKRVLERESGRPVHLLPNAAQTALFQTALHAFPVPAELEGNTRKVIGFIGNLEGRNDFALLEKVIRHHTDKLFLFIGPYEYQQSTSTDFHAFENVLFVGPKPLEALPQYLHFMDCTIIPFQKNDFTRSIYPLKLNEQLAAGKAIVTTNFSEDLAPFRDVIYLAESHDDFVKMLNDAVAPADEMQVRQRVQRAQGNSWAHRVELFWQLVEQTQAVPDVAGRPVLAPHELLPH; encoded by the coding sequence ATGAGAAACTTACCCATCATCATGTTGTCAATGAGCCGTTGGGACGGTGCCCTCTCGTCGGCGGCCTACGCGCTGGCCAAGGAGCTGGCGAAACACAATCAAGTGTTTTACCTCGACTACCCCTATACGATTAAGGAATTTGTAGCGGAACGCCATACGGACGCTGTCAAGCGGCGGCGGGACGCCATTCTGTACCAGAAAAGCATCTACCGCCAGGTGCCGAATCTGCCCGAGAATTTCGTGGCCGTTACCCCCAGCATGACGCTCTCGTTCGATTTCCTGCCACCCGGACCGGCGTATGAGTTGGCCTCATACGTCAACAACCAGATCCTGCATAAAACGATCAGGGCCATCCTGCACGACTACCAGCTCGACCGCTTTATCCTGTTCAATTCCTTCAACCCATTTTACGTTGCGCAGGTGCTACGGGACGTGACGCCCGACCTGTACGTCTACCAGGCACGCGACGACATCCGGGCCATCGACGCCCTGCGCAAACACGGCCCGAAACAAGAGCGCAAAGTGCTGCGCCATGCCGATCTGTTGCTGGCGACGTCGACCAACCTGAAGCGGGTACTGGAACGGGAATCAGGGCGACCGGTGCATCTGCTGCCCAACGCGGCCCAGACCGCCCTGTTTCAAACGGCGCTGCACGCGTTTCCGGTGCCGGCCGAGCTGGAAGGCAACACACGCAAAGTGATTGGCTTCATCGGAAATCTGGAAGGCAGAAACGATTTCGCGCTGCTGGAGAAGGTCATCCGGCACCATACCGACAAACTGTTCCTGTTTATCGGCCCATACGAGTACCAGCAGTCGACGTCTACCGATTTCCATGCGTTTGAGAACGTACTTTTCGTGGGACCGAAGCCGCTGGAGGCCCTGCCGCAGTACCTCCACTTTATGGACTGCACCATCATCCCGTTCCAGAAGAACGACTTCACGCGGAGCATCTATCCGCTCAAGCTCAACGAACAACTGGCCGCCGGCAAGGCCATCGTCACCACGAATTTTTCGGAAGACCTGGCCCCGTTCCGCGACGTCATCTACCTGGCCGAATCGCACGACGATTTCGTGAAGATGCTTAACGACGCGGTTGCGCCAGCCGACGAGATGCAAGTCCGGCAACGGGTGCAGCGCGCGCAGGGCAATTCCTGGGCACACCGGGTGGAGCTGTTCTGGCAGCTTGTTGAACAGACACAAGCGGTTCCCGACGTAGCCGGCCGGCCTGTGCTCGCCCCGCACGAACTCCTACCCCACTGA
- a CDS encoding oligosaccharide flippase family protein: MRTYASVSSYWFTSGTYMLLQQVASLFFGFGGFYLLVRTLTKEEFGTWTLFYTIAAFVELARNGLVQNAQIKFTAMLKGEGGYGRVMTASLVLNVLFTVLVCGLLYLTAPVIDRWTGAPQLSIMFLYFTLTVVASIPISQCNYAQQSNLDLRGVFFSNFTRLVTFFVVIVVAVVSELEISLWQLVIAQGICTGLGSVVAVLISRKYLRFSRHIDWPLMLRLFHYGKFSFGTNVGSMLSGIVTQVLLSSLLSPVAVGLFGIAFRVNTLVEVPIVTLATVLFPKSAKRAEEEGLPAVKYLYERSVACLLAFCLPALLLVEFFAEPIVTLIAGSEYREAAPLLRISILLILLVPFSRQFGVVIDSIGKPDLNFYLLIGRTALTIALSYGLINTSGIPGALWGTLLAMAVNVVVVLFILRKEMRVRLKNIVYYFKQFYRKDVWSMTHQVFGMVFKQAA; the protein is encoded by the coding sequence ATGCGTACCTACGCTTCCGTCTCCTCGTACTGGTTTACGTCCGGCACCTACATGCTCTTGCAGCAGGTCGCATCGCTGTTCTTTGGGTTTGGTGGCTTTTACCTGCTAGTACGTACCCTGACCAAGGAAGAGTTTGGGACCTGGACCCTGTTTTACACCATCGCCGCGTTTGTAGAACTGGCCCGCAACGGGCTGGTGCAGAACGCCCAGATCAAATTCACCGCCATGCTGAAAGGCGAAGGTGGCTACGGGCGAGTGATGACCGCCTCGCTGGTGTTGAATGTGCTCTTCACCGTCCTGGTCTGTGGCCTGCTTTACCTGACCGCACCGGTGATTGACCGGTGGACGGGGGCACCGCAGTTGAGCATCATGTTTCTGTACTTCACCCTGACGGTGGTAGCGTCTATCCCCATCAGCCAGTGCAATTACGCCCAGCAGTCGAACCTCGATCTGCGCGGGGTATTCTTCAGCAATTTTACGCGACTAGTGACATTCTTCGTAGTCATTGTCGTGGCGGTAGTGAGCGAGCTGGAAATCTCACTGTGGCAACTGGTTATAGCACAGGGGATCTGCACAGGGCTCGGCTCGGTGGTGGCGGTGCTGATTTCACGGAAGTACCTGCGCTTCTCCCGCCACATCGACTGGCCCCTGATGCTGCGGCTGTTCCATTACGGCAAATTTTCGTTCGGCACCAACGTGGGCTCCATGTTGTCCGGCATCGTGACGCAGGTGCTGTTGAGTAGCCTGCTGTCGCCGGTCGCGGTGGGCCTGTTCGGGATCGCCTTTCGGGTCAACACGCTGGTCGAAGTGCCCATCGTCACGCTGGCGACGGTCCTGTTTCCAAAAAGTGCCAAACGTGCCGAAGAGGAAGGGCTGCCCGCCGTGAAGTACCTCTACGAACGGTCGGTGGCGTGTCTGCTGGCGTTTTGCCTGCCCGCCCTGCTGCTGGTGGAGTTTTTCGCCGAGCCCATCGTCACGCTGATTGCCGGAAGCGAGTACCGAGAGGCCGCGCCCCTGCTGCGCATCTCCATTCTACTCATTCTGCTGGTGCCGTTCTCCCGCCAGTTCGGGGTCGTGATCGATTCGATCGGCAAACCGGACCTGAACTTCTATCTGCTGATTGGCCGAACCGCCCTGACCATTGCACTCTCCTACGGGTTGATCAACACCTCCGGCATTCCCGGTGCGCTGTGGGGAACGCTCCTGGCGATGGCTGTCAACGTGGTGGTAGTGCTATTTATCCTACGGAAAGAGATGCGGGTCCGGCTCAAAAACATCGTGTATTACTTCAAACAGTTTTACCGAAAGGACGTGTGGAGCATGACCCATCAGGTGTTCGGCATGGTGTTCAAACAAGCCGCTTGA
- a CDS encoding O-antigen ligase family protein, with amino-acid sequence MKLVAWPRTTRIGQPSVDQQGILFLLCAGAAAILVAILVSLGGVKAGVALLCLPLAVGVIVISVYRPFWGLFCCLQLSFVAAGSHRYVALPLSSALDPLLLLGVVAAVTQVKRVAWKKLPKGLIFFMLGWLIITVLEVMNPEAHSFSAWFHAIRSTSVQMVLCTVLAFLFVRSHRDLDLLMHAWLLWSVLGALYGMKQLYLGLNAYENAWLASGPIKTHMIFGHLRVFSFYTDAGTFGAAQAQAGMMAGICMLNSQRWGARLLYGATAAICLYGMLISGTRGALFVVIAGMGAYLLLNKKIKIIVPGLLLGLLLIGLLKFTMVGHNLYQVRRMRSALNVDDPSLQVRLDNQKRLSDYLATRPFGAGIGSVGYWGGRYSPNTFLGQMPTDSWYVRIWAETGWVGLTFYLMLMLYISWAGAWHLARAPSPALRHKLIALHAGTIGIIVASYGNELWGQFPIAPFIYFSIGMIFNAPNLEENDRS; translated from the coding sequence ATGAAGCTTGTCGCCTGGCCCCGTACGACCCGCATCGGCCAACCGTCCGTTGACCAACAGGGAATTCTTTTCCTGCTGTGTGCGGGGGCTGCGGCAATACTGGTAGCGATTCTGGTCAGCCTGGGCGGCGTGAAAGCGGGCGTGGCACTCCTATGTCTGCCGTTGGCAGTAGGCGTGATCGTGATAAGCGTCTACCGCCCCTTCTGGGGCTTGTTCTGTTGTCTTCAGTTGAGCTTTGTGGCGGCGGGATCGCACCGCTACGTGGCCCTGCCGCTCTCCTCGGCCCTCGATCCGCTCCTACTGTTGGGGGTTGTAGCGGCCGTAACGCAGGTGAAACGTGTGGCATGGAAAAAGCTCCCTAAGGGGCTGATCTTCTTCATGCTGGGGTGGCTCATTATCACGGTGCTGGAGGTGATGAACCCGGAGGCGCACAGCTTTTCAGCGTGGTTTCACGCGATCCGCTCCACCTCGGTCCAGATGGTACTGTGCACCGTGCTCGCCTTTCTGTTCGTGCGTAGCCATCGCGATCTCGACCTGCTGATGCACGCGTGGTTGCTCTGGTCAGTACTGGGGGCCCTCTACGGCATGAAACAGTTGTACCTGGGACTCAACGCCTACGAAAATGCATGGCTGGCCTCGGGACCCATCAAAACCCACATGATTTTCGGACACCTCCGGGTCTTTTCATTCTACACCGACGCGGGCACGTTCGGCGCGGCGCAGGCGCAGGCGGGCATGATGGCCGGCATCTGTATGCTCAACAGCCAACGCTGGGGCGCTCGCCTGCTGTACGGGGCCACGGCAGCGATTTGCCTGTATGGCATGTTGATCTCCGGGACGCGGGGCGCCCTGTTCGTAGTCATTGCCGGAATGGGTGCCTACCTGCTGCTCAACAAAAAGATCAAAATCATCGTCCCCGGCCTCCTCCTGGGTCTGCTGCTGATCGGCCTGCTCAAGTTCACGATGGTCGGGCACAACCTCTACCAGGTCCGCCGCATGCGCAGCGCGCTCAACGTTGATGACCCGTCGCTACAGGTACGACTCGACAACCAGAAGCGCCTCTCCGATTACCTCGCGACCCGGCCGTTCGGAGCAGGCATCGGCAGCGTCGGCTACTGGGGGGGACGTTACAGTCCGAATACATTCCTGGGCCAGATGCCGACCGACAGTTGGTACGTCCGCATCTGGGCCGAAACGGGCTGGGTCGGACTGACCTTTTACCTCATGCTGATGCTGTACATCAGTTGGGCAGGCGCCTGGCACCTTGCCCGAGCCCCCTCGCCGGCCCTGCGCCATAAACTCATTGCCCTGCACGCCGGGACAATAGGCATTATCGTCGCCAGTTACGGCAACGAACTGTGGGGGCAGTTTCCCATCGCCCCCTTCATCTACTTCTCCATCGGTATGATTTTCAACGCCCCTAACCTCGAAGAAAATGATCGTTCTTAA
- a CDS encoding sugar transferase, producing MTDPNYLLLVGADRNGLAPGLESLGYRLVSLYNATQALHWLTDQVAAQWPLPQAVLCDDQLPDGNARSLFEHVQQAGLTAHLKFIVASPGSSVEATTDLLAAGIDAMLLDPITAEKVHERLQQLAHAQPTLAPPPSAYHAALPRTKRLFDMLFALLALLLLLPMLLLIALIIKLESRGPVFYVAKRVGRHYQTFNFYKFRTMRKDADAQRQQLMALNQYQGSFFKLKNDPRVTRFGAFLRNYSLDELPQLLNVLLGDMSLIGNRPLPLYEAESLTTDEYATRFFAPAGITGLWQVTRRGHADMSDHERRQLDNQYAQETSFFLDLKIFLKTFNAIKQKESV from the coding sequence ATGACCGACCCTAATTACCTATTGCTTGTCGGGGCCGACCGCAACGGCTTAGCTCCCGGCCTAGAATCCCTGGGGTATCGACTCGTTTCGCTTTACAACGCCACGCAGGCGCTTCACTGGCTCACCGACCAGGTGGCGGCCCAATGGCCCTTGCCCCAGGCGGTGCTCTGCGACGACCAACTGCCCGACGGCAATGCACGATCTCTGTTCGAGCATGTGCAACAAGCGGGCCTGACGGCGCACCTGAAATTTATTGTGGCCTCGCCCGGCAGCAGCGTAGAAGCGACCACCGACCTGCTGGCGGCAGGCATCGACGCCATGCTGCTGGACCCGATCACGGCCGAAAAAGTACACGAACGCCTGCAGCAACTTGCCCACGCGCAACCCACGCTGGCGCCGCCCCCTTCGGCTTACCACGCGGCGTTGCCCCGGACCAAACGCCTGTTCGACATGTTGTTCGCGCTGCTGGCTCTACTGCTGCTGCTGCCCATGCTGTTGCTGATTGCCCTTATCATCAAGCTTGAATCCAGAGGGCCGGTGTTTTACGTCGCGAAGCGGGTGGGCAGGCATTACCAAACCTTCAACTTCTACAAGTTCCGGACGATGCGCAAAGATGCCGACGCTCAACGGCAGCAGCTGATGGCGCTCAACCAATACCAGGGTTCCTTCTTCAAACTCAAAAACGACCCGCGTGTCACCCGCTTCGGGGCGTTTCTGCGGAACTACAGCCTGGACGAACTTCCCCAACTGCTGAATGTGCTGCTGGGCGATATGTCGCTGATCGGCAACCGCCCGCTGCCGCTGTACGAAGCGGAATCGCTCACGACCGACGAGTACGCGACCCGTTTTTTTGCACCGGCCGGCATCACGGGCCTGTGGCAGGTGACGCGCCGCGGCCATGCGGACATGTCGGACCACGAGCGCCGGCAGCTCGATAACCAGTACGCCCAGGAGACTTCTTTTTTTTTAGACCTGAAGATTTTTCTGAAAACGTTTAACGCCATCAAACAGAAAGAATCGGTGTGA